The following coding sequences lie in one Haloterrigena sp. KLK7 genomic window:
- a CDS encoding response regulator: MVEESSREGEGYNILLIESDPDSVSPFIDSFETTEVTNRVTTVSSGDEAFNFINQRDDYEDASRPDLVFLDLHLPSTDGLKILAEIKNHTELKRIPVIVLTRSDEAEEVAQTYDLHANAYVQKPESPERFERLAQAIEDFWLDHVVLPSKK, encoded by the coding sequence ATGGTTGAGGAATCTTCACGGGAAGGTGAAGGATATAACATCCTCCTTATTGAATCAGACCCCGATAGTGTCTCACCTTTCATCGACTCGTTCGAGACGACTGAAGTCACTAATAGAGTAACAACTGTCTCCAGTGGCGACGAAGCGTTCAATTTCATCAACCAACGCGACGACTACGAGGACGCTTCACGACCCGATCTTGTTTTTCTGGATCTCCATCTCCCCAGCACTGACGGCCTCAAGATCCTTGCCGAGATAAAGAATCACACCGAGTTAAAACGGATACCTGTGATTGTACTGACGAGGTCAGACGAAGCGGAAGAGGTTGCTCAAACGTACGATCTCCACGCGAACGCTTACGTCCAAAAACCAGAGTCACCGGAACGTTTTGAGCGACTCGCACAAGCGATTGAAGATTTCTGGCTCGATCACGTTGTACTCCCTTCGAAAAAATAG
- a CDS encoding TIGR03557 family F420-dependent LLM class oxidoreductase has product MTEIGHKLICEEHGPNDLVEYATLADQSAFEYAMISDHYHPWTSTQGESPFVWNVIGAIAQATDDLRLGTAITCPIIRYHPALIAQAAATAGVQLPGRFFLGVGTGEKLSEHILGDRWPEHEVRLDMLREAVDIIRTLWTGDTTSYHGEYYTVENAQIYTLPDELPPIRVAADGPKAARTAGEIGDGLVGVAPDEELIETFEAGGGEDEPRYAELDICYAEDKQEAIETAYEIWPQAALPGELMWILPTPAHFEQATAAVSKDDIAELVVCGSDPDEHIEAIQEYIDAGFDHVTIHQIGPNQAEFMEFYEDEVLPAID; this is encoded by the coding sequence ATGACCGAAATTGGCCACAAACTCATCTGCGAGGAACACGGTCCGAACGATCTCGTTGAGTACGCGACCCTCGCCGATCAGTCAGCATTCGAGTACGCGATGATCTCCGATCACTACCACCCCTGGACCTCAACACAAGGCGAAAGCCCGTTCGTCTGGAATGTGATTGGAGCGATTGCACAGGCAACCGACGATCTGCGTCTTGGAACCGCCATTACGTGCCCGATCATTCGGTATCATCCGGCGCTTATCGCGCAAGCAGCTGCAACTGCTGGCGTCCAGTTACCGGGAAGATTCTTCCTCGGTGTCGGTACCGGTGAGAAGCTGAGCGAACACATCCTCGGCGATCGGTGGCCAGAACACGAGGTTCGACTTGACATGCTTCGAGAGGCAGTCGATATCATCCGGACGCTCTGGACGGGTGACACCACGAGCTATCACGGTGAGTATTATACTGTCGAGAACGCGCAGATATACACGCTTCCGGACGAACTGCCACCGATTCGGGTTGCCGCGGACGGTCCGAAAGCGGCGCGGACTGCGGGAGAGATCGGGGATGGACTCGTTGGGGTTGCTCCTGACGAGGAACTGATCGAGACATTCGAAGCGGGAGGTGGCGAAGACGAACCTCGGTATGCCGAACTTGATATCTGTTACGCCGAAGACAAACAGGAAGCGATTGAGACCGCTTATGAGATCTGGCCGCAGGCAGCACTCCCCGGGGAACTCATGTGGATACTTCCAACACCCGCGCATTTCGAACAGGCGACTGCAGCGGTGTCCAAGGATGATATCGCGGAGCTGGTTGTCTGCGGCTCCGATCCTGACGAGCACATCGAAGCCATTCAGGAGTACATTGATGCCGGGTTCGATCATGTGACGATTCATCAGATCGGGCCGAACCAGGCCGAGTTTATGGAGTTCTATGAAGATGAGGTATTGCCCGCGATTGACTGA
- a CDS encoding ATP-binding protein, translating into MVHWRRPVSTIGARRIIGALGALYVALSVLRAFIGFNIGASTSRIFLITLVIAVSGFLLLYGAYWLPQSDINTKFHADIAGWCLVGFGTMAGLLILFHLQPEGGFSEPLTGIPILTALGSVGGLGVGVYDSQAKTQTRQLKQRANQQEAVAYLGQFALETDDLDDLMYESAREVADALDNDYCKVLDLDSENEELLLRQGVGWKKGIAGEATVSSIEADSQAAYTLANNHPIVVEDLETETRFSGPDLLRSHDVRSGISTIIGPFDEPWGILGTHDTDRQEFTEEDVNFVQSVANILADAIERAGKEQQLRERQAQLDMATEAASIGIWTWDIQKNVVTGDEYLAELYEMNPVIVTEGAPIEAFYDQIHEDEAEETKSEIKRAIEETGELKTEFRLKDGAITWVEIRGEVEYDVSGNPIRMHGTVADITERKEREQQLEQLVAELEESNERLEQFAYAASHDLQEPLRMVSSYLQLIDSRYDLNEEGEEFLEFAVDGAERMRSMIDGLLQYSRVETQGDPLEPVDLECILDDVRDNLQVTIEENNATIETEPLPRVQGDPDQLRQVFQNLLDNAIEYSDVQPTVHVTAERNGTDWIVSVEDEGIGINPEQQEQIFEVFQRGHSRSEGNGTGIGLALCERIIERHGGDIWVESEPGEGSTFSFLLPASSSQ; encoded by the coding sequence ATGGTTCACTGGCGACGTCCCGTGTCCACAATCGGTGCGAGACGTATTATTGGCGCTCTTGGGGCGCTTTACGTCGCACTTTCCGTTCTTCGAGCATTTATTGGGTTTAATATCGGTGCATCGACCAGTAGAATCTTCCTTATAACCCTGGTAATCGCCGTTTCTGGGTTCCTCCTCCTTTATGGCGCATACTGGCTCCCTCAGAGCGATATCAACACCAAGTTCCACGCTGACATCGCTGGCTGGTGTCTCGTCGGATTCGGGACAATGGCGGGTCTACTCATCTTGTTTCATCTCCAGCCCGAAGGTGGTTTTTCTGAACCACTGACCGGGATACCGATTCTCACGGCACTGGGTAGCGTCGGAGGGCTCGGCGTCGGTGTCTATGACAGCCAAGCCAAGACGCAAACTCGGCAACTCAAGCAACGAGCTAATCAGCAAGAGGCTGTGGCCTATCTCGGTCAGTTCGCACTCGAGACTGACGACCTTGACGACCTTATGTATGAGTCAGCCCGAGAGGTCGCCGATGCACTCGACAACGACTACTGCAAAGTGCTCGACCTCGACTCCGAGAACGAGGAACTACTGCTCCGCCAGGGTGTTGGATGGAAGAAGGGAATCGCTGGAGAGGCAACTGTCTCGTCTATTGAAGCGGACTCACAGGCAGCGTATACCTTGGCTAATAATCACCCGATCGTTGTCGAAGACCTCGAGACGGAGACACGGTTTAGTGGACCTGATCTCCTTCGAAGCCATGATGTTCGCAGCGGCATCAGCACTATTATCGGGCCGTTCGACGAGCCGTGGGGAATTCTAGGGACACACGATACCGACCGGCAAGAGTTCACCGAAGAGGACGTCAACTTTGTCCAGAGCGTCGCCAACATCCTCGCGGACGCGATCGAGCGGGCAGGAAAGGAACAGCAGTTGCGGGAACGGCAGGCGCAGCTGGATATGGCGACCGAAGCCGCGTCGATTGGGATTTGGACATGGGATATTCAGAAAAACGTCGTAACTGGTGATGAATACCTCGCGGAACTATACGAAATGAATCCAGTAATTGTCACAGAAGGTGCTCCGATAGAAGCCTTCTACGATCAAATCCATGAAGACGAGGCAGAGGAAACGAAGAGTGAAATCAAACGAGCTATTGAGGAGACAGGTGAACTCAAGACCGAGTTCCGGCTCAAAGATGGTGCCATCACCTGGGTAGAGATACGGGGAGAGGTCGAATACGATGTTTCTGGCAACCCAATCCGGATGCATGGAACGGTTGCTGATATCACCGAACGGAAGGAGCGAGAGCAACAGTTAGAACAACTGGTCGCTGAGCTCGAAGAATCGAACGAACGGTTAGAGCAGTTCGCGTATGCAGCCTCACACGATCTGCAAGAGCCGCTGCGGATGGTCTCGTCGTACCTCCAACTCATCGATAGCCGCTATGACCTCAACGAGGAGGGGGAAGAGTTCCTCGAGTTCGCCGTGGATGGGGCCGAGCGGATGCGGTCGATGATCGACGGGCTTCTCCAGTACTCCCGCGTCGAAACACAAGGAGACCCCTTAGAGCCGGTCGACCTGGAATGTATTCTTGACGATGTCCGTGATAACCTACAGGTAACAATCGAGGAGAATAATGCAACGATCGAGACAGAGCCGCTTCCACGTGTTCAGGGAGACCCCGATCAATTGCGGCAGGTCTTCCAGAACCTGCTCGATAATGCCATCGAGTACAGCGACGTCCAGCCGACGGTTCACGTAACCGCAGAGCGGAACGGCACGGACTGGATCGTCTCCGTCGAGGACGAGGGAATCGGAATTAACCCGGAACAACAGGAGCAGATCTTTGAGGTGTTCCAGCGAGGCCACAGCCGCAGTGAGGGCAACGGTACGGGAATCGGTCTTGCGCTCTGTGAGCGGATTATCGAGCGTCACGGGGGTGACATCTGGGTCGAGTCCGAACCCGGTGAGGGGTCGACATTCTCCTTTCTCCTCCCTGCGAGTAGTAGCCAATAG